Proteins co-encoded in one Sus scrofa isolate TJ Tabasco breed Duroc chromosome 14, Sscrofa11.1, whole genome shotgun sequence genomic window:
- the MIF gene encoding macrophage migration inhibitory factor yields MPMFVVNTNVPRASVPDGFLSELTQQLVQAMGKPAQYIAVHVVPDQLMAFGGSSEPCALCSLHSIGKIGGAQNRSYSKLLCGLLAERLRISPDRIYINYYDMNAANVGWNGSTFA; encoded by the exons ATGCCGATGTTCGTGGTAAACACCAACGTTCCCCGCGCCTCTGTGCCGGACGGGTTCCTCTCCGAGCTGACTCAGCAGTTGGTGCAGGCCATGGGCAAGCCGGCGCAG TACATCGCGGTGCACGTCGTCCCGGACCAGCTCATGGCCTTCGGAGGGTCCAGCGAGCCGTGCGCCCTTTGCAGTCTGCATAGCATCGGCAAGATCGGCGGCGCGCAGAACCGTTCCTACAGCAAGCTGCTGTGCGGCCTGCTGGCCGAACGCTTGCGCATCAGCCCGGACAG GATCTACATCAACTACTACGACATGAACGCGGCCAATGTGGGCTGGAACGGCTCCACCTTCGCCTGA